One genomic segment of Chitinophagales bacterium includes these proteins:
- the mfd gene encoding transcription-repair coupling factor: MNNIQHITTAYQQHPTIQKIAQALQTSQPSDLFLKGLVGSMDAFVAAGIFHHSNANHLFILSEKEEAAYFQNNLQTLLEKKDIFFFPDSFKRPQQLDELNNNNVLLRTETINRITNPNSRAELIVSYPEALFEKVVKAEELTKQTLHLKTGEKFDVDFAIDLLVEFEFERVDFVYEPGQFSIRGGIVDIYSFGNEFPYRIELFGNDIESIRTFDPISQLSQKKIERVSIVPNIQTHFTNEKKTAVFEALPPNTIVWIKDVQSVLNILNTLMNKAETLFQKGVSQLHEKHPLREGSPAKVFLSEADFLNNIRQFHLIEFGRNSFFNAKEKFEFHAKPQPSFNKNFNLLISDLKANAEAPITNFIFAENPKQIERFYAIFDDLKANVPFTPIYSGIHSGFIDDDLKIACYTDHQIFNRYHKYNLRQGFSGDKAMLMKTIRELKPGDFVTHIDHGVGVYSGLEKIEINGQAQETVRLIYAGNDILYVGIQSLHKISKYIGKDGDPPRVNKLGTDTWANLKKKTKKKIKEIAFDLIQLYARRKSAKGFQFSPDGYLQNELEASFIYEDTPDQAKATEDVKRDMQALHPMDRLVCGDVGFGKTEVAIRAAFKAACDGKQVAVLVPTTILALQHYKNFKERLSEFPIEVDYLNRFKTAKEKTDTLKRLEEGKTNIIIGTHALVGKRVKFKDLGLLVIDEEQKFGVGVKETLKELKSNIDSLTLTATPIPRTLQFSMMGARDLSIINTPPPNRQGVVTEVHPLDPDIIREAMEREIYRGGQVFFVHNKVKDIAEVKLMLQKIVPNVDIGVAHGQMEGEQLEEVIMRFINREFDVLLSTNIIESGIDIPNANTIIINNAHQFGLSDLHQLRGRVGRSNKQAFCYLFSPPLSTLSNESKQRLKTIEEFSELGSGFNIAMRDLDIRGAGNLLGGEQSGFIAEIGMEVYQKILDEAVRELKESDFKELYQEELAHSREYTRDCAIETDLEMLIPDNYVKSNTERMLLYRELNEVKDESGLEKFRAQLNDRFGKVPHQVLELFNAVRVKWLATQLGMERIILKNKQLKCYFIENQTAVFYSSDTFSKILTYVQQFKGGMYLRETEKHLVLTVENIASIKVAMEKLTHIHRFISEKAIETEDVK; the protein is encoded by the coding sequence ATGAACAACATCCAGCATATTACAACCGCTTACCAGCAACACCCCACCATACAAAAAATTGCACAAGCACTCCAAACTTCCCAACCTTCCGATTTATTCTTAAAAGGACTGGTAGGCTCTATGGATGCTTTTGTTGCAGCAGGTATTTTCCATCACTCAAATGCAAACCATCTTTTTATTTTAAGTGAGAAAGAAGAAGCAGCCTACTTTCAAAATAACTTACAGACTCTTTTAGAAAAGAAAGATATTTTCTTCTTCCCCGATTCGTTTAAACGCCCCCAGCAATTAGATGAACTAAACAACAACAACGTATTGCTGCGCACCGAAACCATCAACCGAATTACCAACCCCAATAGCCGTGCAGAATTAATAGTAAGCTACCCCGAAGCTCTTTTCGAAAAAGTAGTAAAAGCCGAAGAACTTACCAAGCAAACACTCCACCTCAAAACAGGTGAAAAATTCGATGTGGACTTTGCCATAGACCTATTGGTAGAGTTTGAATTTGAAAGAGTTGATTTTGTATATGAACCGGGGCAATTTAGCATTAGAGGCGGCATTGTAGATATCTATTCTTTTGGAAACGAATTTCCTTACAGAATAGAACTGTTTGGAAACGATATAGAAAGCATTCGCACTTTCGACCCCATATCGCAACTATCGCAGAAAAAAATAGAAAGAGTAAGTATTGTTCCCAACATACAAACCCATTTTACCAACGAAAAGAAAACAGCCGTTTTCGAAGCACTTCCACCCAACACTATTGTTTGGATAAAAGATGTACAATCTGTTCTAAACATACTAAACACCCTCATGAATAAAGCAGAAACGCTGTTTCAAAAAGGTGTTTCGCAACTGCACGAAAAACATCCGCTGCGCGAAGGAAGCCCCGCAAAAGTATTCCTTTCCGAGGCCGATTTTCTCAACAACATCCGCCAATTTCACCTTATAGAATTTGGTCGAAATTCCTTCTTTAATGCCAAAGAAAAATTCGAGTTTCATGCTAAGCCACAACCCTCCTTCAACAAAAATTTCAACCTACTCATTAGCGATTTAAAAGCCAATGCCGAAGCGCCAATCACCAACTTTATTTTTGCAGAAAACCCCAAACAAATTGAGCGCTTCTATGCTATTTTTGACGACCTTAAAGCCAACGTTCCATTTACACCCATTTACAGCGGCATACACAGTGGGTTTATAGACGATGACCTAAAAATTGCTTGCTACACCGATCACCAAATCTTTAACCGATACCACAAATACAATCTGCGCCAAGGCTTTTCCGGAGACAAGGCCATGCTCATGAAAACCATTCGAGAGTTAAAACCGGGCGATTTTGTAACACATATAGACCACGGTGTGGGCGTATATTCCGGGCTTGAAAAGATTGAAATAAACGGGCAAGCACAAGAAACCGTTCGGCTTATTTATGCCGGAAACGATATTCTGTATGTGGGCATTCAATCACTTCACAAAATTTCTAAGTATATAGGCAAAGATGGCGACCCACCACGCGTAAACAAACTCGGCACCGATACCTGGGCAAACCTTAAGAAAAAAACAAAAAAGAAAATTAAAGAAATTGCCTTCGATCTCATTCAACTGTATGCCCGAAGAAAATCGGCAAAGGGCTTTCAATTTTCGCCCGATGGTTATTTACAAAACGAACTCGAAGCAAGCTTTATTTATGAGGATACTCCCGACCAAGCCAAAGCTACCGAAGATGTAAAACGCGATATGCAGGCACTTCACCCAATGGACAGATTGGTGTGTGGCGATGTGGGTTTCGGCAAAACAGAAGTGGCCATACGCGCAGCATTTAAAGCCGCCTGCGATGGAAAACAAGTTGCCGTACTCGTGCCCACCACCATTCTTGCATTGCAGCACTATAAAAACTTTAAAGAACGCTTAAGCGAATTTCCTATTGAAGTAGATTACCTCAACCGCTTTAAAACCGCAAAGGAAAAAACCGATACGCTAAAGCGGCTAGAAGAAGGCAAAACCAACATTATTATTGGCACACACGCACTGGTGGGCAAGCGCGTAAAATTCAAAGATTTAGGATTACTGGTAATTGACGAAGAGCAAAAATTTGGAGTAGGTGTAAAAGAAACGCTCAAAGAATTAAAATCAAACATAGACTCGCTTACCCTCACCGCCACGCCCATTCCGCGCACACTACAATTTAGCATGATGGGCGCACGCGACCTTAGCATCATAAACACACCACCTCCCAACAGGCAAGGCGTAGTTACCGAAGTGCATCCGCTCGACCCCGATATTATTCGCGAAGCTATGGAGCGCGAAATTTACCGTGGCGGACAAGTATTCTTTGTTCACAATAAGGTAAAAGACATTGCCGAAGTAAAACTGATGCTGCAAAAAATTGTACCCAATGTAGATATTGGCGTAGCACACGGGCAAATGGAAGGTGAGCAATTAGAAGAAGTAATTATGCGCTTCATAAACCGCGAGTTCGATGTATTGCTCAGCACCAATATTATTGAAAGCGGTATTGATATTCCCAATGCCAATACTATTATCATAAACAATGCCCACCAGTTTGGCTTGAGCGATTTGCACCAACTGCGTGGCAGGGTAGGCAGAAGCAATAAACAAGCATTTTGTTACCTGTTTTCGCCACCGCTCAGCACCCTTTCAAACGAATCTAAACAACGCCTAAAAACTATCGAAGAATTTAGTGAACTGGGTAGCGGCTTTAATATAGCCATGCGCGATTTAGATATACGAGGAGCAGGAAATTTATTGGGAGGTGAACAAAGTGGCTTTATTGCCGAAATTGGCATGGAAGTATATCAGAAAATACTAGACGAAGCTGTTCGTGAACTCAAAGAATCTGACTTTAAAGAGCTATACCAAGAAGAACTGGCACACTCCCGCGAATACACCCGCGACTGTGCCATAGAAACAGATTTAGAAATGCTTATTCCCGATAATTATGTAAAAAGTAATACCGAAAGAATGCTCCTATATCGCGAGCTAAACGAAGTAAAAGATGAATCGGGTTTAGAAAAATTTCGCGCGCAACTAAACGATCGTTTTGGAAAAGTACCACACCAAGTTTTAGAATTATTCAATGCCGTTAGAGTAAAATGGTTGGCAACACAATTAGGTATGGAGCGCATTATTCTAAAAAACAAACAACTTAAATGCTACTTTATAGAAAACCAAACAGCTGTATTCTACTCCTCAGATACCTTCTCTAAAATACTCACGTACGTGCAGCAGTTTAAAGGTGGCATGTACTTGCGCGAAACCGAAAAACACCTGGTGCTCACCGTAGAAAATATAGCTTCCATAAAGGTAGCCATGGAAAAGCTAACACACATACACCGATTTATTAGCGAAAAAGCGATAGAAACAGAAGATGTAAAATAG
- the trxB gene encoding thioredoxin-disulfide reductase, with product MSNETNTINCLIIGSGPAGYTAAIYAARANLRPVMYTGLQQGGQLMNTTDVENYPGYPKGILGPEMMEDFKQQAERFGTEINFGMATKVDFSTSPKKVWIDGEKLIEAHSVIIATGAEAKWLGLPSEQRLNGSGVSACAVCDGFFYKNTEVAIVGAGDTACEEAIYLSKLCTTVHMIVRRDEMRASKIMQDRVLATPNIKVYWNSETDEILGESAVEAVRIRNSKTGETTEIPIKGFFVAIGHKPNSDVFSNFLETDDQGYIVTQSGTPRTKIAGVYACGDVQDKVYRQAVTAAGSGCMAALEAERWLSEQGLH from the coding sequence ATGAGCAACGAAACTAACACCATCAACTGTTTAATTATTGGCTCCGGGCCGGCAGGCTATACTGCTGCTATCTATGCAGCTCGAGCTAACTTAAGACCCGTAATGTACACAGGTTTGCAACAAGGTGGGCAATTGATGAATACTACTGATGTAGAGAATTATCCGGGTTATCCTAAAGGAATTTTAGGTCCCGAAATGATGGAGGATTTTAAGCAGCAGGCAGAGCGCTTTGGTACTGAAATAAATTTTGGGATGGCTACGAAGGTGGACTTTTCTACTTCTCCCAAAAAAGTATGGATAGATGGAGAAAAGTTGATAGAAGCTCACAGTGTAATTATTGCTACCGGAGCTGAAGCAAAGTGGCTTGGCTTACCGAGCGAACAGCGATTAAATGGCAGCGGAGTAAGTGCTTGTGCCGTTTGCGATGGATTTTTCTATAAAAATACCGAAGTGGCAATTGTAGGAGCAGGCGATACTGCTTGCGAAGAAGCAATATACCTTTCTAAGCTTTGCACTACCGTGCACATGATTGTAAGGAGAGATGAAATGCGCGCTTCTAAAATTATGCAAGATCGCGTATTGGCAACACCCAATATTAAAGTATATTGGAATAGCGAAACCGATGAAATACTTGGCGAAAGCGCAGTAGAAGCCGTGCGTATTCGCAATAGTAAAACGGGTGAAACAACTGAAATTCCAATTAAAGGATTTTTTGTAGCCATTGGGCATAAACCAAACTCAGATGTGTTTAGCAATTTTCTTGAAACCGATGACCAAGGTTATATTGTTACGCAGAGCGGTACTCCTAGAACTAAAATAGCCGGAGTATATGCATGTGGCGATGTTCAAGATAAAGTATATAGGCAGGCAGTAACTGCTGCGGGTAGCGGATGTATGGCGGCTTTAGAAGCAGAGCGCTGGTTGAGCGAACAAGGGTTGCATTAA
- the ccsA gene encoding cytochrome c biogenesis protein CcsA, with protein sequence MLEFFTQRFGSGGFIGEHLWLGHLGFFFLLLSFFASLVSTIAYFSAEYACCRKDELSWKVISRSSFVAHGFSVFGVFVLLFVMILNHWFEYHYAWRHSSTELPMKYIISSFWEGQEGSFLLWQFWIVVLGFVGIKTLKEWEYPVMGTLSLTQFFLGSMVLGVYVFGHKIGSNPFVLLRDEMAQAPIFQKPDYLNFIADGNGLNPLLQNYWMTIHPPILFLGFASVSVPFAFAIGALLRKDFSGWVKPALPWTLFSVALLGAGILMGGAWAYESLSFGGFWAWDPVENMSFVPWLLVVAGLHTHLIFKHTGHSLVSTFVFYILGFVTVLYSTFLTRSGILGDTSVHAFTDLGMTGQLVVYMAAFAIPSFLLLAIRYPAMPKVEKEEEWLSREFWMFIGALVMLLSAVQMTFSTSIPVWNKLFGLELAPPENVIEHYNSIQIWIGIIAALLTASIQYLAYKSKRLPSTIKWMYISLGISLVLSLGIAWGLKISFTEQYLIDGSKTASWFFVKFPFVSRFFLMLFASVYAAVGNLLYIIFVLKRNWKVSGASITHFGFGLFLVGALISQGKKSVISVNSSGVDFGSNFKDNEKVENILLLKDSVSRMGGYMVSYKGMKTEGPNNYYIVDYKRKDDKGNIVEDFQLLPNAQINPKMGLLANPDTKHYLTKDVFTHVSSVPNNETLRDTTRTYEIAIGDTFFNLSSYTVFESVNTEPKLPDGMEQTGKIVVAPVLVTKTLEGAAFHSEPVFVIDTKNGNTVTTIPSSVEEAGLTFNVLKINPESKKFSVSVREKEKPLDFVILKAIIFPYINLVWLGSIITFIGALFSGYRRMKK encoded by the coding sequence ATGTTAGAGTTTTTTACACAACGATTTGGTTCAGGCGGTTTTATTGGAGAGCACTTATGGCTCGGGCATCTTGGTTTCTTCTTTTTGCTGCTTAGTTTTTTTGCTTCGTTGGTTTCAACCATTGCATATTTTTCTGCAGAGTATGCCTGTTGCCGAAAAGATGAACTTTCGTGGAAAGTAATTTCGCGGTCTTCGTTTGTGGCACATGGTTTTTCTGTATTCGGAGTTTTTGTGTTGCTTTTTGTAATGATTTTAAACCATTGGTTTGAGTATCATTATGCTTGGAGGCATTCTTCTACCGAATTACCCATGAAATATATTATCAGTAGTTTTTGGGAAGGGCAGGAAGGTAGTTTTTTGCTATGGCAATTTTGGATTGTGGTGCTTGGTTTTGTGGGTATAAAAACACTAAAAGAGTGGGAGTATCCGGTAATGGGTACGTTGAGTCTTACACAGTTTTTTTTGGGCAGTATGGTGTTGGGGGTGTATGTGTTTGGGCATAAAATTGGAAGTAATCCTTTTGTGCTTTTACGCGATGAAATGGCGCAAGCTCCTATTTTTCAAAAGCCGGATTATTTAAATTTTATTGCCGATGGAAATGGCTTGAATCCTCTATTACAAAATTATTGGATGACCATTCACCCGCCAATATTGTTTTTAGGTTTTGCTTCGGTAAGTGTGCCGTTTGCATTTGCAATTGGCGCTTTATTACGCAAAGATTTTTCCGGCTGGGTAAAGCCGGCTTTGCCGTGGACTTTGTTTTCGGTAGCGCTGCTGGGTGCCGGTATTTTAATGGGTGGGGCATGGGCTTACGAGAGCCTTAGTTTTGGTGGTTTTTGGGCATGGGATCCGGTTGAAAATATGAGTTTTGTGCCTTGGCTTTTGGTGGTTGCAGGCTTGCATACACACCTCATTTTTAAGCATACGGGCCATTCGCTTGTTTCCACTTTTGTATTTTATATTCTAGGGTTTGTAACGGTTTTGTATTCTACGTTTTTAACGCGCAGTGGTATTTTGGGCGATACTTCTGTACACGCATTTACCGATTTGGGAATGACAGGGCAGTTGGTGGTGTACATGGCGGCTTTTGCTATTCCATCGTTTTTATTGTTGGCCATTCGCTATCCTGCCATGCCTAAGGTTGAAAAAGAAGAAGAATGGCTATCGCGCGAGTTTTGGATGTTTATTGGTGCTTTGGTAATGCTGTTGAGTGCGGTACAAATGACTTTCTCTACATCTATTCCGGTTTGGAACAAACTGTTTGGTTTAGAGTTGGCTCCACCGGAAAATGTAATTGAACATTACAACAGCATTCAAATATGGATCGGAATTATTGCAGCATTACTTACGGCTTCTATTCAATACTTGGCATACAAAAGTAAGCGCTTGCCTTCTACCATTAAGTGGATGTATATTTCGTTGGGTATTTCGCTGGTGCTATCGTTGGGTATTGCGTGGGGATTAAAAATAAGTTTCACGGAGCAGTATTTAATTGACGGCAGTAAAACTGCTTCTTGGTTTTTTGTGAAGTTTCCTTTTGTAAGCAGGTTCTTTTTAATGCTCTTTGCTTCGGTATATGCTGCGGTGGGTAACTTGTTGTATATTATTTTTGTATTGAAGCGTAATTGGAAAGTAAGCGGAGCTTCTATCACGCATTTTGGCTTCGGATTATTTTTGGTGGGAGCATTGATTTCGCAGGGAAAGAAGAGTGTAATTTCGGTGAATAGCAGTGGGGTAGATTTTGGTTCAAACTTTAAGGACAACGAAAAAGTTGAAAATATTTTATTGCTGAAAGACAGCGTTTCGCGCATGGGAGGCTACATGGTAAGCTATAAAGGAATGAAAACCGAAGGCCCTAATAATTACTATATAGTGGACTATAAGCGCAAAGACGATAAAGGAAACATTGTTGAAGATTTTCAACTCTTGCCTAATGCACAAATTAACCCTAAAATGGGATTGCTTGCCAACCCAGATACCAAGCACTACCTTACGAAAGATGTATTTACCCATGTTTCGAGCGTGCCTAATAATGAAACCCTGCGCGATACTACCCGCACTTACGAAATTGCCATAGGCGATACTTTCTTTAATCTTAGTTCTTATACTGTTTTTGAAAGTGTAAACACAGAGCCAAAACTACCCGATGGTATGGAACAGACAGGTAAAATTGTTGTGGCTCCGGTGCTGGTTACCAAAACTTTAGAAGGGGCAGCTTTTCATTCAGAACCGGTATTTGTTATAGATACTAAAAATGGCAATACGGTAACTACCATTCCGTCTTCGGTAGAAGAAGCGGGATTAACTTTTAACGTACTGAAGATAAATCCGGAATCGAAAAAGTTCTCAGTTTCGGTACGCGAAAAAGAAAAGCCGCTCGATTTTGTTATTCTAAAAGCAATAATATTCCCTTATATAAACTTAGTGTGGTTAGGCAGTATTATTACTTTTATTGGAGCGCTATTTAGCGGATATAGAAGAATGAAAAAATAA
- a CDS encoding glycosyltransferase has translation MESDLLILVVVSAVAAMYLLMVLYFFVYWLKQPYFVPSAKSKEVTVTIVVPVRNEEKNIHACIEHLFNQNYPKHLYEVIVVDDYSIDDTRKIVRELNFPALRLFDLQQYLSDRGEKKPNKKEAISIGIKNAQGDIIITTDGDCIRGENWLPTMVSFFVENSYKLVTAPILVKPAYTPLQLLQQADVMTLMGITGATIAAGKPTMCSGANLMYAKETFRELEGFKGNNDVPSGDDIFLMQKVYEKYSNGIGFVKHFDAVVFTQPEKGLFNFFGQRIRWVSKSAGYAGWWVKLQLFFAYMFNLLVVGAVAFSIYGFVQTRQLTPLLPGAIALGTKLFSDFLFCVPIFSFFKKLWLLLLLPFLEILHIFYIVVVGLLSLSGRYRWRGRRVG, from the coding sequence ATGGAAAGTGATTTATTGATACTCGTAGTTGTGTCGGCAGTGGCAGCAATGTATTTGCTCATGGTGCTTTATTTTTTTGTGTATTGGTTAAAGCAGCCGTACTTTGTACCTTCTGCAAAAAGTAAGGAAGTAACGGTTACAATAGTGGTGCCGGTTCGCAACGAAGAAAAGAACATCCACGCTTGCATAGAGCATTTGTTTAATCAAAATTATCCCAAGCATTTATACGAGGTAATTGTGGTGGATGATTATAGCATTGACGATACACGGAAAATTGTGCGCGAACTTAATTTTCCTGCATTGCGATTGTTTGATTTGCAACAGTATTTAAGCGACCGAGGCGAAAAGAAACCCAATAAAAAAGAGGCTATTTCTATTGGGATAAAAAATGCGCAGGGCGATATAATTATTACTACCGATGGCGATTGTATTAGGGGCGAAAATTGGTTGCCAACTATGGTTTCTTTTTTTGTTGAAAACAGTTACAAGCTAGTTACGGCACCGATTTTGGTGAAGCCCGCATATACTCCACTGCAATTGCTACAGCAGGCTGATGTAATGACATTGATGGGTATTACCGGAGCTACCATTGCAGCAGGCAAACCTACTATGTGCAGTGGTGCCAACTTAATGTATGCCAAAGAAACTTTTCGGGAATTGGAAGGCTTTAAAGGAAACAATGATGTGCCATCGGGCGATGATATTTTTTTAATGCAGAAGGTGTATGAGAAGTATAGCAATGGAATTGGGTTTGTAAAGCATTTTGATGCAGTAGTGTTTACCCAACCCGAAAAAGGATTATTTAATTTCTTTGGCCAGCGGATACGGTGGGTGAGTAAGAGTGCGGGCTATGCCGGCTGGTGGGTGAAGTTGCAATTGTTTTTTGCGTATATGTTTAATTTACTGGTGGTAGGTGCTGTAGCTTTTTCAATATATGGATTTGTGCAAACAAGGCAGCTTACACCTTTGCTGCCGGGAGCAATAGCGCTGGGTACTAAGCTCTTTAGCGATTTTCTTTTTTGTGTACCGATTTTTAGTTTCTTTAAAAAGTTGTGGTTGCTGTTGCTGCTTCCGTTTTTAGAGATTCTACACATCTTTTATATTGTGGTAGTTGGCTTGCTGAGTTTAAGCGGACGCTACCGTTGGCGCGGGCGTAGGGTTGGATAG
- the carB gene encoding carbamoyl-phosphate synthase large subunit, with amino-acid sequence MPRDNSIKHILIIGSGPIIIGQACEFDYSGSQAARSLREEGIQITLLNSNPATIMTDPLVADNVYLEPISVDSIVKILEEQKARNNTIDAILPTMGGQTALNLYMEADELKIWEKYGVKVLGADAKAIQKTEDREEYRKWMLELGIGVAPGITCNSFLEGKEAAQKTGFPLVIRPSFTLGGTGGSFVHTKEEFDEKLKRGLEASPVHEVLVEKAVLGWKEFELEVMKDIAGNFVVICTVENFDPMGIHTGDSITVAPAMTLSDTVYQKMRNYAKTMICDLPGFAGGCNIQFSVDPATEDIISIEMNPRVSRSSALASKATGYPIAKIAAKLAIGYTLDELKNQITKTTSAFFEPALDYVIVKIPRWNFDKFQGCDDTLGLQMKAVGEVMGIGRSFQEALQKACQSLENNRIGLGCDGKQWVSPDDMLKGITHASWDRIFRIYDALKLGVPTKTIHDATKIDPWFLSQIMELVEIERNYRKRELTSINASEMQALKEKGYSDLQLAYLTKTTEDEVYNYRTKQLGIRRVYKLVDTCAAEFEALTPYYYSSFEKASTNPNIQSNESTLSSKKKIIVLGSGPNRIGQGIEFDYCCVHGVLAIKEAGYEAIMMNCNPETVSTDPDIADKLYFEPVFWEHLRELIEHEKPEGVIVQLGGQTALKLSKNLYENGIKIIGSSYEAMDIAEDRERFSNLLKELDIPYPNYGAAKNAEEALEVAHLVGYPVLVRPSYVLGGQRMRIVINDEELTKSVVSILKFFPDNNILIDHFLDRAEEAEIDAIYDGEQVEIMGVMEHVEPAGIHSGDSNAMLPPYNLSEKVQHDMRDYTRKIAKALDIRGLINIQFAIKNEQVYVIEANPRASRTTPFICKAYGVPYLNYATKVMLGTNKIKDFTYFKRLIGYAVKEPVFSFDKFPGVSRELGPEMKSTGEAIRFIKDLYDPWFRNLYKKKSMMLSK; translated from the coding sequence ATGCCACGCGACAATTCCATTAAGCACATTTTAATTATTGGTTCAGGACCTATTATTATCGGGCAAGCCTGCGAATTCGATTACTCCGGCTCACAAGCAGCACGCAGTTTGCGCGAAGAAGGTATTCAAATTACGCTTCTCAACAGCAATCCCGCTACTATTATGACCGACCCTTTAGTGGCAGACAACGTATATCTGGAACCAATTTCGGTAGATAGTATTGTAAAAATTTTAGAAGAGCAAAAAGCTCGAAACAATACCATAGATGCCATATTGCCAACCATGGGCGGCCAAACTGCTTTAAACCTTTACATGGAAGCCGATGAGTTGAAAATTTGGGAAAAATATGGAGTGAAAGTACTTGGTGCCGATGCCAAAGCCATACAAAAAACCGAAGACCGAGAAGAATATCGCAAATGGATGCTAGAACTCGGCATTGGCGTTGCTCCAGGCATTACTTGCAACTCCTTTTTAGAAGGAAAAGAAGCTGCACAAAAAACCGGATTCCCATTGGTAATTCGCCCATCCTTTACATTAGGCGGCACTGGAGGATCTTTTGTGCATACCAAAGAAGAATTCGATGAAAAACTAAAACGCGGATTAGAAGCTTCGCCCGTACACGAAGTATTGGTAGAAAAAGCCGTACTCGGTTGGAAAGAATTTGAGTTGGAAGTAATGAAAGACATTGCGGGCAATTTTGTGGTAATCTGCACCGTAGAAAATTTCGACCCAATGGGCATACACACAGGCGACTCCATAACCGTAGCGCCTGCCATGACTTTAAGCGATACCGTATATCAAAAAATGCGGAACTACGCTAAAACCATGATATGCGACCTGCCCGGCTTTGCAGGCGGTTGCAATATTCAATTCTCGGTAGATCCGGCAACAGAAGATATTATTTCTATAGAAATGAACCCGCGCGTATCGCGCTCCTCCGCACTGGCATCTAAAGCCACCGGATACCCTATTGCAAAAATTGCTGCCAAACTCGCAATAGGCTATACGCTCGATGAACTTAAAAACCAAATCACCAAAACAACCTCAGCATTTTTTGAACCCGCTTTAGACTATGTAATCGTAAAAATTCCACGCTGGAACTTCGATAAGTTTCAAGGCTGCGATGACACACTCGGTTTACAAATGAAAGCCGTAGGCGAAGTAATGGGTATAGGCAGAAGTTTCCAAGAAGCCTTGCAGAAAGCCTGCCAAAGTTTAGAAAACAACCGTATTGGCTTAGGCTGCGATGGCAAACAATGGGTTAGCCCCGATGACATGCTCAAAGGAATTACCCACGCTTCGTGGGATAGAATTTTCCGCATTTACGATGCGCTTAAACTTGGTGTACCTACCAAAACAATTCACGATGCTACCAAAATAGATCCTTGGTTTTTAAGCCAAATTATGGAACTGGTAGAAATTGAACGCAACTACCGCAAGCGAGAACTCACTTCTATTAACGCCAGCGAAATGCAAGCGCTAAAAGAAAAAGGCTACAGCGATTTGCAATTGGCATACCTCACCAAAACTACCGAAGATGAAGTGTATAACTACCGCACCAAACAACTCGGCATCCGCAGAGTGTATAAATTGGTAGATACCTGCGCAGCTGAGTTCGAGGCGCTTACTCCATATTATTATTCTTCGTTTGAAAAAGCATCTACCAACCCCAACATTCAAAGCAACGAAAGCACTCTTTCTTCTAAAAAGAAAATTATTGTGCTCGGCTCCGGGCCAAACAGGATTGGGCAGGGAATTGAATTCGATTATTGCTGCGTACATGGCGTGCTTGCCATTAAAGAAGCCGGCTACGAAGCTATTATGATGAACTGCAATCCCGAAACAGTTTCTACCGACCCCGATATTGCCGATAAACTATATTTTGAACCCGTGTTTTGGGAACACCTGCGCGAACTAATTGAACACGAAAAACCCGAAGGAGTAATCGTGCAACTTGGTGGACAAACAGCACTAAAACTTTCAAAAAATTTATACGAAAACGGTATTAAAATTATAGGTTCCAGCTACGAAGCCATGGACATTGCTGAAGATCGCGAGCGCTTTAGCAACCTGCTGAAAGAATTAGATATTCCATATCCAAATTATGGCGCAGCTAAAAACGCAGAAGAGGCATTAGAAGTAGCTCACCTCGTAGGCTACCCAGTGTTGGTGCGCCCGAGTTATGTACTGGGCGGGCAGCGCATGCGAATTGTAATTAACGATGAGGAACTTACAAAAAGCGTAGTAAGCATTTTAAAGTTCTTCCCTGATAACAATATTCTTATTGACCACTTTCTCGACCGTGCCGAAGAGGCTGAAATTGATGCCATTTACGATGGCGAACAAGTAGAAATAATGGGTGTGATGGAACACGTAGAGCCTGCCGGAATACACAGTGGCGACAGCAATGCCATGCTGCCTCCATACAACCTAAGCGAAAAAGTACAACACGATATGCGCGACTACACCCGCAAAATTGCCAAAGCATTAGATATTCGCGGGCTAATCAATATCCAGTTTGCCATAAAAAACGAGCAGGTGTATGTAATTGAAGCTAATCCTAGAGCCAGCCGCACCACACCTTTTATATGCAAAGCATACGGAGTTCCATACCTAAACTACGCTACCAAAGTAATGTTGGGAACCAATAAAATTAAAGACTTCACTTACTTTAAGCGCCTTATTGGCTATGCAGTAAAGGAACCGGTATTCAGCTTCGATAAATTTCCGGGTGTAAGCCGCGAATTAGGCCCCGAAATGAAATCTACCGGAGAAGCTATCCGCTTTATTAAAGATTTATACGACCCTTGGTTCAGAAACCTGTATAAGAAGAAAAGTATGATGCTGAGTAAATAA